The Rhodococcus rhodochrous DNA window TCGCGGCTCGGTGCGGGATCGCGCGTCGTGCTCACCCACGACGTCGCCCAGCGTGACAACCTGCGTGTCGGCCGGCACGACGGTGTCGCGGCGGTCATCGAGAAGCTCAAGGGGCATCCGTTGTTCGCGCACGTCACGCTCACCCGCAGTGAGCGGTCGCCGATCGCGGCCCTCGTGACGGAGATGCTCGAGGAGTTCGCTCCGGGCGCCTGACGCCCGAGCACGGTCGACGCGGCGTGTCCGGCATCCGCCGGGCGCGCCGTCGTCGTCAGGCCTCGTCGGAGGCGTCGGTGTCCTCGGAGAGGGGGCCGAGTTCGGCCTCGAGCACTTCCTGGACCACGCGCATCGCAGCGAGTCCGGCGGGGGCGCCGCAGTACGCCGAGCAGTGGATGACGGATTCGACGATCTCTGTGCGGCCGAGCCCGTTGCGCAGGGCTCCGCGGACGTGTCCGCGCAGCTCGTTCTCGGCGCGCAGCGCGATGAGCATGCCGAGGTTGAGCAGGCTGCGGCTGCGCCGGTCCAGGCCGGGACGCGACCATACGGCACCCCAGGCGTGCTCGGTCACGAACTCCTGCATCGCCTCGGAGTCGGTGCCGTGGGAACGCTCGAATGCCCGCTCGACGAAGTCGTCACCCATCACTTCGCGCCGGATCTCCAGACCCGTCGTGAATCCAGGAGTGTGCTCGGCGTCGGACATGTCATCGCTCCCTGCTGATCCGTCGCCGAACGGTTCGGCGACGAACGGATTCTATGCGGGCGCCCTCAGGGGAGCGGTGGGGTGAGGATCGTCAGGAGCGACGCAGCACGGCGCGCAGGACGCCCACCACGGTTCCGCGGAGGAAGGTGAGGACGTCGAAGTGGTCGTCCCACACGGCGATCCGTCCGTCACGCACTTCGAAGGTGCCGCACACCCAGAACTCGATGCGCACCGGCCCGAAGCGCAGGATGTCGGTGCGTTCGGTGAGCACGATGTCGTCGTCGGCCGCGATGTGGTGGACGACGACGCCGAAGCCCATCGAAGGTCGCGCGAGACCTGCGAGGATCTTCCGGACCCGGGCGCCGCCGCGGATGGTGGGGAGCCAGGTGTTGTGCCACGCGATGTCGTCGGTGATCAGCGAGGCGGCGCGGTCGATGTCCTCGGCGGCCGTTGCCTCCAGGAAATCGGTCACCGTGGCGACGGCGTCCTGCGCGGTGGCGGTCTGGGTGCTCATCGTTCTCCTCGGCGTCGGCTGCGTCGCATGGTAACGGCAGGATGCCGGGGATGGGGTGGATTCGTGCACGTCACGGAATCACCGGAAACCGGGTTGTGTCGCGGAGGAGTCGGGCACCCTGAGATCAGGTACCCGTCCTCTCGAGTGACAGGAGCGAACCGATGAATCGAATTCCCCGACGCAGAGCAGCGTTGGTGGCGGCCGCAGCGGCGGTCGGGCTGGTGGTCGCGGGCTGCAGCGACGACCAGTCGGCGGAGGAAACGGTGGGCAGCGCGACCAGCGCGGTCCAGTCCGCCGCGGAGAGCGTGGCGTCCGAGGCGGAGAGCGCCGTCGAATCGATCACGCAGGGCGACGATTCGCCCGAAGCCGAGGAGCCCGCGGCGGATCAGTCCAGTGCGGTGCCGGGACCGGACGGCGAGCAGGTCGAACTCAGCGGGCCGATCCTGCAGAAGTACGACGAGGTCGGCGGTGCGTCCAGCCCGCTCGGTGCCGCGACCGGCCAGCAGGAGGAGGTCGGCGACGGCTACGTCGCGGAGTTCGAGGGCGGCATCATCGCGTGGAGCCCCGACACCGATTCCCACATCGTGTGGGGTGAGATCCGCACGGCCTGGGAGGCCGCGGGCGGTGCCGGTGGCGATCTGGGCTTCCCGATCACCGACGAGGAACAGACCCCCGACGGTGCGCGGAGCAACTTCCAGTTCGGTTACATCACCTGGGCGCCCGGCGCCGGGACCGAGGTGGTCCAGGAGTGAGGTGACTCCCAGCTCGCTGAGTCCTCGCTATCCGCTCGCGTTTTCGCCATCCTCTACAGCAAATTGCCGTAGAGGATGGCCGAACATGTAGCGGATGCAGGCGGGGTCGGTCGGGGCCCTGCGTGTCAGGACTCCTCGTCCACCCGCGTCATCGCCAGGACGTCGAGGCGGCGGTCCAGTTCCTCCTCGCTCAGGCGATCGCCGACGAGGCCGCGGTCCACGACGGCCTGACGGATCGTCTTCTTCTCCTTCAGCGCCTCCTTGGCGACAGCGGCCGCCTCCTCGTATCCGATCGCGGAGTTGAGGGGAGTGACGATCGACGGCGACGACTCCGCCAGCGTGCGCAGATGTTCGACGTTCGCCACCAGTCCGGTGATGCAGCGATCGGCGAACAGCCGGGAGACGTTGGCGAGCAGACGAATCGACTCGAGGACGTTGCGGGCCATCACCGGGATGTAGACGTTGAGTTCGAACGCCCCGGCGGCGCCGCTCCACGCCACGGTGGCGTCGTTGCCCACCACCTGTGCGGCGACCTGCGTAACCGATTCGGGAAGAACGGGATTGACCTTGCCCGGCATGATCGAGCTACCGGGCTGCAGATCGGGGAGCTGGATCTCGGCCAGACCCGTGAGCGGGCCGGATCCCATCCAGCGGATGTCGTTGGCGATCTTCGTCAGCGACACGGCGACGGTTCGCAGCGCGCCGGACACCTCGACTAACGCGTCACGCGCGGCCTGCGCCTCGAAGCTGTCGCGGGCCCGCTGCAGGTCGTCGAGCCCCGTGGTCTCGACGAGCACGGCCACGACGCGCGGACCGAAATCCGCCGGTGCGTTGAGGCCTGTGCCCACCGCGGTACCGCCGATCGGCAGTTCGCCGAGGCGGGGGAGGGTTGCGCGGAGGCGTTCGATCCCGGCCTCGATCTGTCGGGCGTAACCACCGAACTCCTGGCCCAGGGTCACCGGGACCGCATCCATCAAGTGGGTGCGGCCCGACTTGACGACCGTGCGCCACTCCTTCGCCTTCTCGTCGAGGGCACCGTGCAGATGCTCGAGGGCGGGGATCAGATCCTTGACTGTCGCCTCGGTCGCGGCGACATGCGTCGCGGTGGGGAAGGTGTCGTTCGACGACTGCGACATGTTGACGTCGTCGTTGGGGTGGACCGTGACGCCGGTCTTGGCGGCGATCGACGCGATGACCTCGTTGGTGTTCATGTTCGAGCTCGTGCCCGAACCGGTCTGGAAGACGTCGATCGGGAACTGGTCGTCGTACTCACCCGCGGCGATGGCATCGGCGGCCGCGACGATCGCGTCGGCCTTGTCGGGGTCGAGCAGACCCAGGTCCTTGTTCACCCGGGCACACGCGCTCTTGAGCAGACCCAGCGCGCGGATCTGTGCGCGTTCGAGTCCACGGCCCGAGATCGGGAAGTTCTCCACGGCGCGCTGCGTCTGGGCGCGCCACAAGGCGTCGACCGGAACCTGGACCTCGCCCATCGTGTCGCGTTCGATACGGAACTGCTGAGAAGACTGTTCGGTGTCGGTCATGTCCTCCACGTTATGCCGCCGGAACGAACGAGGAGGGGCACTGCACCAGAACTCGGTGCAGTGCCCCTCCTCGGAACGATCGCTTGGATCAGTGCGGTGAGGATCAGGGCATGGGCGGCGGCGAGCCGGCGACACCGTGGAAGTCGATGGACGAGAACTCGCTCAGCTTCTGCAGGCGGTGGTACGCCTCGATCATGCGGACCGTGCCGGACTTGCTGCGCATCACGATCGACTGAGTCTCCGCGCCACCGGCGGAGTAGCGGACGCCGCGGAGCAGCTCACCGTCGGTGACGCCGGTCGCGCAGAAGAAGATGTTCTCGCCGGTGACGAGATCGGTGGTGGTGAGGACGCGGTCGAGATCGTGTCCGGCGTCGATGGCCTTCTGGCGCTCGGCGTCGTCCTTCGGTGCCAGGCGGCCCTGCAGCGCGCCGCCCATGCAGCGCATCGCGGCCGCGGCGATGATGCCCTCGGGGGTACCGCCGATGCCGAGCAGCATGTCGACACCCGAACCCGGACGTGCAGCGGCGATCGCGCCGGCGACGTCGCCGTCGGAGATTAGACGGATGCGGGCACCCGCTTCGCGCACCTCCTTGATGATCTGCGCGTGGCGCGGACGGTCGAGGATCGTCACGGTCAGGTCGGCGTGCGCGATGTTCTTCGCCTTCGCGACGCGTCGGATGTTCTCCGCGATCGGGGCGGTGATGTCGATGACGTCGGCGGCCTCGGGGCCGACGGCGATCTTCTCCATGTAGAACACGGCGGACGGGTCGAACATCGCGCCCCGCTCGGCCACGGCGAGCACCGCGATCGCGCCGGGAGCGCCCTTCGACATGAGGGTCGTGCCGTCGATCGGGTCGACCGCGACGTCGCACAGCGGACCG harbors:
- a CDS encoding carboxymuconolactone decarboxylase family protein, producing MSDAEHTPGFTTGLEIRREVMGDDFVERAFERSHGTDSEAMQEFVTEHAWGAVWSRPGLDRRSRSLLNLGMLIALRAENELRGHVRGALRNGLGRTEIVESVIHCSAYCGAPAGLAAMRVVQEVLEAELGPLSEDTDASDEA
- a CDS encoding limonene-1,2-epoxide hydrolase family protein, whose product is MSTQTATAQDAVATVTDFLEATAAEDIDRAASLITDDIAWHNTWLPTIRGGARVRKILAGLARPSMGFGVVVHHIAADDDIVLTERTDILRFGPVRIEFWVCGTFEVRDGRIAVWDDHFDVLTFLRGTVVGVLRAVLRRS
- a CDS encoding LGFP repeat-containing protein, which translates into the protein MNRIPRRRAALVAAAAAVGLVVAGCSDDQSAEETVGSATSAVQSAAESVASEAESAVESITQGDDSPEAEEPAADQSSAVPGPDGEQVELSGPILQKYDEVGGASSPLGAATGQQEEVGDGYVAEFEGGIIAWSPDTDSHIVWGEIRTAWEAAGGAGGDLGFPITDEEQTPDGARSNFQFGYITWAPGAGTEVVQE
- a CDS encoding class II fumarate hydratase, with translation MTDTEQSSQQFRIERDTMGEVQVPVDALWRAQTQRAVENFPISGRGLERAQIRALGLLKSACARVNKDLGLLDPDKADAIVAAADAIAAGEYDDQFPIDVFQTGSGTSSNMNTNEVIASIAAKTGVTVHPNDDVNMSQSSNDTFPTATHVAATEATVKDLIPALEHLHGALDEKAKEWRTVVKSGRTHLMDAVPVTLGQEFGGYARQIEAGIERLRATLPRLGELPIGGTAVGTGLNAPADFGPRVVAVLVETTGLDDLQRARDSFEAQAARDALVEVSGALRTVAVSLTKIANDIRWMGSGPLTGLAEIQLPDLQPGSSIMPGKVNPVLPESVTQVAAQVVGNDATVAWSGAAGAFELNVYIPVMARNVLESIRLLANVSRLFADRCITGLVANVEHLRTLAESSPSIVTPLNSAIGYEEAAAVAKEALKEKKTIRQAVVDRGLVGDRLSEEELDRRLDVLAMTRVDEES
- the glpX gene encoding class II fructose-bisphosphatase codes for the protein MTASTPRREAPDRNLALELVRVTEAAAMAAGRWVGRGDKEGGDGAAVDAMRHMVSSVSMQGVVVIGEGEKDEAPMLYNGEEVGNGDGPLCDVAVDPIDGTTLMSKGAPGAIAVLAVAERGAMFDPSAVFYMEKIAVGPEAADVIDITAPIAENIRRVAKAKNIAHADLTVTILDRPRHAQIIKEVREAGARIRLISDGDVAGAIAAARPGSGVDMLLGIGGTPEGIIAAAAMRCMGGALQGRLAPKDDAERQKAIDAGHDLDRVLTTTDLVTGENIFFCATGVTDGELLRGVRYSAGGAETQSIVMRSKSGTVRMIEAYHRLQKLSEFSSIDFHGVAGSPPPMP